A region of Planctomycetaceae bacterium DNA encodes the following proteins:
- a CDS encoding HesA/MoeB/ThiF family protein produces MGRSIPLTDTDRARYQWQMWTPQFGEAGQEKLKGASVLISRVGGLGGVAALELAAAGVGRLVLAHGGNVTPSDLNRQILMTEDWLGKPRVESARRRLLDFNPHIEVETIASNITEANAAELVGKADLVLDAAPLFEERFLMNAQAVRQGKVLVDAAMYDTSANLTTIIPGRTACLACLYPEAPPAWKRQFPVFGACSGAVACLAAMEAIKAIAGFGELLAGHLLVMDVRDMQMHKMQIARRPDCPVCGHV; encoded by the coding sequence ATGGGCAGATCGATCCCGCTGACCGATACCGACCGCGCCCGATACCAGTGGCAGATGTGGACGCCCCAGTTCGGCGAGGCCGGGCAGGAGAAACTCAAGGGCGCCTCGGTGCTGATCTCGCGCGTCGGCGGGCTGGGCGGCGTGGCGGCGCTGGAGCTGGCGGCCGCCGGCGTGGGGCGATTGGTGCTGGCCCATGGCGGCAACGTCACGCCCAGCGACCTCAACCGCCAGATCCTCATGACCGAAGACTGGCTGGGAAAACCGCGCGTCGAATCGGCCCGGCGGCGATTGCTCGATTTCAACCCGCACATCGAAGTCGAGACCATCGCCTCCAACATCACCGAGGCCAACGCCGCCGAACTGGTGGGCAAGGCAGACCTCGTGCTCGATGCGGCCCCGCTGTTTGAAGAGCGGTTCCTGATGAACGCCCAGGCCGTCCGCCAGGGCAAAGTGCTCGTCGACGCGGCGATGTACGACACCAGCGCGAATCTCACGACGATCATCCCCGGCCGCACGGCGTGCCTGGCATGCCTGTACCCCGAGGCCCCGCCGGCATGGAAGCGCCAGTTTCCGGTCTTCGGCGCCTGCTCGGGCGCGGTGGCGTGCCTGGCGGCGATGGAGGCGATCAAAGCCATCGCCGGTTTCGGTGAGCTGCTGGCCGGACACCTGCTGGTGATGGACGTCCGCGACATGCAGATGCACAAGATGCAGATCGCCCGCCGGCCCGACTGCCCGGTGTGCGGGCACGTTTGA